In Osmerus eperlanus chromosome 17, fOsmEpe2.1, whole genome shotgun sequence, a single genomic region encodes these proteins:
- the LOC134037811 gene encoding nuclear transcription factor Y subunit beta-like isoform X1: MDGDGSTTDASQLGISGEYIAGSHYILQSPDDDGDEGLNDHDDGNIKENFREQDIYLPIANVARIMKNAVPQTGKIAKDAKECVQECVSEFISFITSEASERCHQEKRKTINGEDILFAMSTLGFDMYVEPLKLYLQKFREAMKGEKGMPGVSVGEGLGEELADDSFTNTLPAGIITADGQQQNVMVYTTSYQQQIPGVQQIQFS; this comes from the exons ATGGACGGAGACGGCTCTACGACAGACGCCTCTCAGCTGGGCATCAGTGGAGAGTACATCGCTGGAAGTCACTACATCTTGCAGTCCCCAGATG ATGATGGAGATGAGGGCTTGAATGACCATGATGATGGTAACATCAAAGAGAACTTCCGGGAGCAGGACATCTATCTACCTATTGCTAATGTTGCCCGCATCATGAAGAATGCTGTTCCACAGACAGGAAAG ATAGCGAAAGACGCGAAGGAGTGTGTGCAGGAGTGCGTCAGCGAGTTCATCAGCTTCATTACCTCCGAGGCCAGTGAGCGCTGCCatcaggagaagaggaagaccaTCAATGGAGAGGACATCCTGTTTGCCATGTCCACTCTAGGCTTCGACATGTATGTGGAGCCACTCAAACTCTACCTGCAGAAGTTCAGAGAG GCgatgaagggggagaagggcatgccAGGTGTGTCAGTTGGAGAAGGCCTGGGAGAGGAGCTAGCAGACGACAGCTTCA CGAACACGCTGCCTGCGGGCATCATAACGGCGGATGGACAGCAACAAAACGTCATGGTGTACACCACCTCATATCAACAG CAGATTCCTGGCGTGCAGCAGATCCAGTTCTCATGA
- the LOC134037811 gene encoding nuclear transcription factor Y subunit beta-like isoform X2 — protein MDGDGSTTDASQLGISGEYIAGSHYILQSPDDDGDEGLNDHDDGNIKENFREQDIYLPIANVARIMKNAVPQTGKIAKDAKECVQECVSEFISFITSEASERCHQEKRKTINGEDILFAMSTLGFDMYVEPLKLYLQKFREAMKGEKGMPGVSVGEGLGEELADDSFTNTLPAGIITADGQQQNVMVYTTSYQQIPGVQQIQFS, from the exons ATGGACGGAGACGGCTCTACGACAGACGCCTCTCAGCTGGGCATCAGTGGAGAGTACATCGCTGGAAGTCACTACATCTTGCAGTCCCCAGATG ATGATGGAGATGAGGGCTTGAATGACCATGATGATGGTAACATCAAAGAGAACTTCCGGGAGCAGGACATCTATCTACCTATTGCTAATGTTGCCCGCATCATGAAGAATGCTGTTCCACAGACAGGAAAG ATAGCGAAAGACGCGAAGGAGTGTGTGCAGGAGTGCGTCAGCGAGTTCATCAGCTTCATTACCTCCGAGGCCAGTGAGCGCTGCCatcaggagaagaggaagaccaTCAATGGAGAGGACATCCTGTTTGCCATGTCCACTCTAGGCTTCGACATGTATGTGGAGCCACTCAAACTCTACCTGCAGAAGTTCAGAGAG GCgatgaagggggagaagggcatgccAGGTGTGTCAGTTGGAGAAGGCCTGGGAGAGGAGCTAGCAGACGACAGCTTCA CGAACACGCTGCCTGCGGGCATCATAACGGCGGATGGACAGCAACAAAACGTCATGGTGTACACCACCTCATATCAACAG ATTCCTGGCGTGCAGCAGATCCAGTTCTCATGA